One genomic region from Bactrocera tryoni isolate S06 chromosome 3, CSIRO_BtryS06_freeze2, whole genome shotgun sequence encodes:
- the LOC120770823 gene encoding longitudinals lacking protein, isoforms A/B/D/L-like, translating into MDMYPILGSLLGVDTSVSASGASLPGTSASVTIRRQEPPATDLYGYLNNNSRGVASQLQRENFMQCKHCNRYYKSHQKLQEHVRKYCLKKKKYKCISCEYRSRRKDHVLRHAKRKHCELYAASRDNEESLYEIRTEEEGDDPARYDEHTLDYDGVYGEGDGEIEGMPVSALLDVGHFGFGLGSRDLTITAVPILQDSDDDDDDNYDDEDD; encoded by the exons atgG ACATGTATCCTATACTCGGCAGTCTGCTGGGCGTTGATACGAGCGTGAGCGCGTCTGGCGCCTCACTGCCCGGCACTTCCGCGTCCGTCACCATACGCCGGCAGGAGCCACCAGCAACTGATTTGTACGGTTATTTGAATAATAACAGCAGAGGCGTGGCGTCGCAGCTGCAGCGTGAGAACTTCATGCAGTGCAAGCATTGCAACCGTTATTATAAGTCGCATCAGAAGCTGCAGGAGCATGTGCGCAAATACTGTCTCAAAAAGAAAAAGTACAAGTGCATTTCGTGTGAGTATCGATCGCGTCGCAAAGATCATGTGTTGCGTCATGCGAAGCGCAAGCATTGTGAGCTGTATGCGGCGTCACGTGACAACGAAGAGAGTCTCTATGAGATACGCACAGAAGAGGAGGGTGACGATCCCGCCCGCTATGACGAGCATACGTTGGACTATGATGGTGTCTATGGTGAGGGCGACGGTGAGATTGAGGGCATGCCGGTTAGCGCCTTACTCGATGTGGGACATTTTGGCTTTGGGCTGGGCAGTAGAGACCTGACTATTACCGCTGTGCCCATTTTGCAGGATagtgatgatgatgacgatgataACTATGATGATGAGGATGATTGA
- the LOC120770822 gene encoding alanine and glycine-rich protein-like — protein MNLVSMAIQRAALQSIAAAPSTHLSSLMNFPHPHASAHAQLTTQAAGQPRALSPTRRYSISTSTATGNNATGIGAGVVPSNRANTPPLTGGGVGVGVVVGGGGGGNINTVPLTTGTSAPSATSGGPSTSAAAAAAAAAAAAAAGNTALIAGSSCGDEASGVLSNSGTAAGSSHMAAIASGTGAGGGGGTFGGAYTCERCGNSYARPHSLNRHMRFECGVEPKFECPICHKKSKHKHNLVLHMRTHQHR, from the coding sequence ATGAATCTGGTGTCGATGGCGATACAACGGGCTGCACTACAGTCCATAGCGGCCGCACCGTCCACCCACCTCTCGTCGCTGATGAACTTCCCGCATCCGCACGCCAGCGCACATGCACAATTGACGACGCAAGCAGCCGGACAACCGCGTGCACTATCACCAACACGTCGTTACAGCATCAGCACCAGTACTGCTACGGGTAATAATGCTACTGGCATTGGTGCGGGCGTTGTGCCTTCAAATAGAGCCAACACACCACCGCTTACGGGTGGTGgcgttggtgttggtgttgttgttggtggtggtggtggtggtaacATCAACACTGTGCCACTAACTACGGGTACGAGTGCGCCTAGCGCCACCTCAGGCGGTCCATCTACCtcagcagcggcggcggcagcagcagcagcagcagcggcagcggctGGCAACACCGCACTCATAGCAGGCAGCAGTTGTGGCGATGAGGCCAGTGGCGTATTGAGCAATAGCGGCACTGCTGCTGGCAGTAGTCACATGGCGGCCATTGCATCCGGTACCGgtgctggtggtggtggtggcaccTTCGGTGGCGCCTACACATGCGAACGTTGTGGGAATTCGTATGCACGACCGCACAGCCTAAATCGGCATATGCGTTTCGAGTGCGGCGTCGAGCCGAAATTCGAATGTCCGATTTGTCACAAGAAGTCAAAGCATAAACATAATCTCGTTCTGCACATGCGCACACATCAACATCGATGA